In Rahnella aquatilis CIP 78.65 = ATCC 33071, one DNA window encodes the following:
- the sdhD gene encoding succinate dehydrogenase membrane anchor subunit — translation MVSNVSALGRNGVHDWLLLRASAIILTLYILYILGFVVLAQELTFDVWHGFFSSSITKVFTLLALLSILIHAWIGMWQVLTDYVKPLAVRLMLQLAIVVVLVVYLLYGTIVVWGA, via the coding sequence ATGGTAAGCAACGTTTCTGCGTTAGGGCGCAATGGTGTGCACGACTGGCTGTTACTGCGTGCTTCCGCCATTATCCTCACTCTGTACATCCTCTATATTCTGGGCTTCGTGGTTCTGGCTCAGGAACTGACATTTGATGTCTGGCATGGCTTCTTCTCTTCCTCCATCACCAAAGTATTCACACTGCTGGCGCTGCTCTCAATTCTGATACACGCGTGGATCGGCATGTGGCAGGTGTTAACGGACTATGTGAAACCGCTGGCTGTCCGACTGATGCTGCAACTGGCTATCGTCGTGGTGTTAGTGGTTTACCTACTTTACGGAA